In Palaemon carinicauda isolate YSFRI2023 chromosome 38, ASM3689809v2, whole genome shotgun sequence, a single window of DNA contains:
- the LOC137630311 gene encoding uncharacterized protein yields MREKKNGESRRRKVARKESRRRKEESRRRKEERRENEESRKRKVERTRRTGGEKMRERRTRRAGGEKMRERRTRRAGGEKMRERRTRRAGGEMMRERRTGEKMRVRRRRRRKDERTRRAGGEKMRGRKTRRAGGEKMRDRRTRRAEGEKMRERRTRSAGGEKMRERRTRRKDERKENE; encoded by the coding sequence ATGAGAGAAAAGAAGAATGGGGAGAGCAGGAGGAGAAAAGTTGCGAGAAAGGAGAGCAGGAGGAGAAAGGAGGAGAGCAGGAGGAGAAAAGAGGAGAGAAGGGAGAACGAGGAGAGCAGGAAGAGAAAAGTTGAGAGAACAAGGAGAACAGGAGGAgaaaagatgagagaaaggagaacGAGGAGAGCAGGAGGAgaaaagatgagagaaaggagaacGAGGAGAGCAGGAGGAgaaaagatgagagaaaggagaacGAGGAGAGCAGGAGGAGAAATGATGAGAGAAAGGAGAACAGGAGAAAAGATGAgagtaaggaggaggaggaggagaaaagatgAGAGAACGAGGAGAGCAGGAGGAGAAAAAATGAGAGGAAGGAAAACTAGGAGAGCCGGAGGAGAAAAGATGAGAGATAGGAGAACGAGGAGAGCAGAAGGAgaaaagatgagagaaaggagaacGAGGAGTGCAGGAGGAgaaaagatgagagaaaggagaacAAGGAgaaaagatgagagaaaggagaacGAGTAG